A stretch of DNA from Zootoca vivipara chromosome 16, rZooViv1.1, whole genome shotgun sequence:
CAGACCCAATCCTGCTCTCCCTGGTGCAGGCCTTGGCCCACACAGGCGTCCCGCTTTCTGAGGCAGGCTTCTTCGAGGCTCTCATCATGCGCCCACTGGGTGTGAGGCGCTCGCTTCCATCCGTGGCCCAGCTCCACCGCAGCGTTCTCCCAGCCTTGCGCCGCCGCCACAAATCGGGTCTCCGGCAGGTTCTCCACCACCGTGATACTTTTGTCTTCCTTCATGAGGCAACGACAGGGGACGGGCGGGCCATCCTTGGCATCTCCGTCCTGCCTCTCGACAGGCCTGGGCAGTCTCCGCTGCTCCTTGGTGTGGAGTTCTTGGAGCAGCTGAGCCACCATTTGGTGGCCCGGGCTGTCGCGGGTGTTTTGAGCGAAGGGCACGTCTTGTTCCACAGGGTGCTGGCTGTGGTCACTTCTGGGAATGCGCACATGATCCAAGCCTTTGCGGCCAACGGGATTCTAAGCACGGTGTTGCCCACTGCCCTTCACATCCCCTGCCTGGCGCACCAGCTGGAGCTAGTGATGGAGCTGTGGCCCGATAAGTTGGAAAGGCTGGTTTCTGTGCTGCATCTCCTGGAGGATACATTCGGGCGGCAGGCTGCCCTGCGCCACCGTTACGAGCTGTTCCTGAGAGAGCGCGGCCTGGCACTCTCCCTGCCCGTTCCCAGTAGGTGGACTGGGCCAGAGGCTTGGCTGGAGAGGGCCTCCGTCGTCGCAGAACATCTCCCCATCCTGATGGAGTTCATGGCAGCCGATGAAGAAGAGGGTGCCGCCATGGCCAAACTGCAGGCGCTCCTTGGGTCAAACAGTGAGGAGTTGCTGGCGGAGGCCACCTTTGCAGCAGAGCACGGGGCAGTCCTGCTGAGCACGGTGCAGTTCCTGCACAAGGTGGGGGAGCCATTAGCGCACCGGGCCTATGGCGAGCTGGAGGCCTTGCGCATTGCCTTCTCCTACCACTTGGACATGGGGTTTGGGCCAAACACCAGGAGGCAGCTGGCCCTGTGCCCGCCTTGCCTCGCATCACAGTTCCGCGAGGTCCTGGCTTGCAGCCTCACCCGCCTGGAGCACCTGCTCAGCTCTCACCCCGCCGTGCCCACATTGAAGGCCGTGCGGGCCCTTGATCCCAAGCAGGTGGGCGCTGTGGGATGGAGCCAGCTGCAGCAAGAACAGGTGATCCCTGGGCTGGCAGAGGTGGCAGAGGTGGAGTGGTTCCGCTACCAACGCCTGGCGCAGGCGGCTCCTGCAAATGTCTCCCTGCCTCAGTGGTGGGAGGCACAAACTGATCAGCTCCCCACCCTGAGCCCCCTGGCCCGGCGGTACCTCTGGCTGCCACTCTGCATGCCCAAGtcccctttcctcccaggagACGTACTGAGTCGAGCAGGTGCCGAGGAGGGCTTCACAGACGAGAGTGTTTGCCTGTGGCACATGCTCAGGTATAACCGCAGCCTCTGTTAGCTGGCGACTTCCACCTTTGTCTAATATTCTTGCCACTGACCTTGAGTCCCGTTTTGAACAGCCTTGAGAACCCAATTCACGGCTACCCAGTTTCACCTCTGGAGTCAcagcctctttccctctctttcatcCATGGAGCACTTGACTTGTTAACTAGAACAGAAGCCACCATCTCGTATGGCAATAAAGCATTTAAGATCTGCATTGAAATGTTTTGTCCTCTTTACTTACTTGCTTTAAGGAGATGCTAGGAGCATCTAGTATCTGCGATGCAATGTGGGAAACGTTTAGCATTGTCAGCAAGAGGCGGGTACAGAAGTCCATCCCAAAGAGGGGCCCTGATCCAGATCTCCCAGGAGCAATGCCACGTACCTGGCAACATCGAGGAGGGTAGAAGCTCCTCAGATTTTTCCAGTGCAATCAGAGTCATAaatgtgtagagttggaagggactatgagagtcatctagtcaagAGTGTAGCTCAGCCTAATCCCAAAATTTCATGTAGTTCTAGCCAGTTTGATTTTGAGGTACTTCTAGCTACGGGCATATGGGCAGGAGAAAGTGTTGCTCCAATGtccatattttttggggggaggggggtcttgaGTCCACGGCCTCCCATCTTTGCTTAGCTGCTTCCTCTGCTAAAAAGTAATATTGCATTTAAAGCAGGCTGAACACTGCCAAAGAAGTATTATCAGTGGGAGACACTTAaatgcagaattttaaaaaacaaaaatttcgtacccaaaagaataaaaaaaatcctcccaaaTCTGGATTTATTGCAACAAGGGGGAAACACTGGGATGTGGGGGGTAATGATCCCTTGATGCAATGTCCTATAACCTCTCCACAATCTTTGTGcaaaatttttgtttgtttctctcttttcccccattGCCGTTCGTTTTTGGTAATCATGCTGACATCATTAAaatgggtttgtttggttttcttaAGTCATCCAGCTTATTGGAACAGCACAATATTCCTCCCGTGTTTTTTTTATCACCTTCTACCAGCTGGAAAAGCAGCAGCTGAAAGGAGGTTGCTTCTCTCTCTATTCTGCTTCCAACTAAGAAGCAGCTGCTTCAGTTGCCAACTGACCTGGGCCTATGGAGCTCAAATGGAAGCCCCTTGGACACATCCATCGGTCAAGGGAGTAAGCGGACTGTGTGGGTGCCCATCCCTGTGCATAAATTGTAGAATTTTGTATTACCTCCTTGCAAGTCTTCTTGCTTGTCATCTGGTAGCAAGTCAGGATATACACCTGCAAAATAAGGGAATAAATAGCATCTTACTTTACCACTGCCTTTCCTGTGGTGGCCTGGATGTAGTCATTGTATATTGACGCACCAGCTCTATTTTGGAGGGAGGGGTGGCAGCTGTCATTCTCTCACCTCCCTGCCCTGCCAAATGCAGGATGCATTttcgggtttttttaaaaaaagaagaaagctttCTGAGTGGCATGCTTAGTTCAAAGATAAAAGGATCATTAGGCAAGGGGGaagctaggctttatttcacctgggtttGGCACCCCATTGCTTGCACACACATTTGTGTAAAAAAGGTTAAGTCCAACCAAAGGTGACtacggggttgcagcgctcatcttgctttcaggctgagggagctggtgtttgtccgcagctttccgggtcatgtggccagcatgactaaactgcttctggcgcaatgggacactgtgatggaaaccagggtgcacagaaacaccatttaccaggcatccccaaactgcggccctccagatgttctggcctacaactcccatgatccctagctaacaggaccagtggtcgggaaagatgggaattgtagtccaaaacagttggagggccgaagtttggggatccctgccatttaccttcccaccacagcggtacctatttatctacttgcactggtgtgcttttgaactgctaggttggcaggaactgggatagagcaacaggagctcaccccgtcgtgcagattcgaaccgctgaccttctgatcagcaagcccaagaggctcaggggttagaccacagcgccacccgcatcccgctcacatttgtgtacacacatGTGCATACTCGTGTGTTCTACTTGTGATTTCCATAGCCCTTGAAAATTATCTGCTGAATCTATAAATCGCCTCCACTTAAGAGCCTTGTGACTGAGGTGAGATACAGATTTTtgaccagtggtcttcaacctgCAATAGCCCTTCCATACATGCAAACCATCACTTGCCACTAAACAAGAATCTGCCAGCTACATGTGTTATCTTCAGGTGCTGAACAAGGTCTGCATGAACCAGCCCTCTGGTCCCTGAAGCGCCACTAATTCTACGGACTTACCTGCAACTAAGAGCAGAAAAGACGCTAGGAACAGAATCCTGGCCATCTTGAAGGAGCGGGAGTTTCTCTAGCTCTCTGCATCAATTCCATTTATATATGCATCTCACGCGATGGCTGCAGCAACACCCTCTGACATTAAGCATCTGTTTAATTGCATCATTTCTGGATGGTCGTCTCTTTGCATCGCTGCGTCTTATTTCCATCTGCTCACCTGGCAAGTGGTTTATTATCCTGTGATGTTCCCTGGCATGACGGACAATGGTTTCAGGTGTTGAAGCAGGTACAAAGTGTTCATTAAAATCAAATCATAGCAGGGTCATTGACCCTCTGGCAGGACAGCTTGTTCAAAGGTCAGTTATTTTGGATCAGTTGGTGGATTATTCCTAGTTTCTCCGGCTGCCACGCAAACAAGGGATTCCCAAGCCACAGTAATTAACGGACGCCCGTTCTAGGCTCCAAAtgtgtggcacagtggtttaattATGATAATCACCCTTGGGCTCTGCCTGAGCTTGGGGTAGGGGTTCAACTCCACCTTCCAGCGGATGGGGGACAAATCGTAGCTTGCAGGTGGCGTGTGTGCATAATACCTTGGGTATCCCCAGTTTAAAGATCTACCGTACATATGAAGCTACACTGCTAGTCCCTGagccagaggtgggggacctgtggctccccagctgttgctgaactacaactcccctcatccctgactattggccatgctgactggggctgatgggagcatcTGAAGGGTCAATACTTGCCCTAAGCCTAGTATTGTCCCTTCTGACTCCAGGGTCTTTCTCATTCCTGCTACATGAGCTCCTTTTAAAATTTAAGGGCTGAGGTTTGgaccctctacagcaggcatccccaaacttcggccctccagatgttttggactacaattcccattttcccgaccactggtcctgttagctaggggtcatgggagttgtaggccaaaacatctggagggccgcagtttggggatgcctgctctacagtatGTGCAAAAAACATGTGCTCTCTATCTCGCTTTCTCACTCTGAGCTACAACCTCTCCCATGTTGTGAGGCTAGAAAAGACTCCCTTGGCTTCTCAAGAGCTGCCACCAATCAGATTGGGATTCTCACCTGCatttgttttggactgcaactcccattatccctgatcatcGGCCATGATGGCtgcagaagattggggggggggttgtagtttGCAACATGTGGCCTATGGCAACTTCATACCGTcttaaacaggcatccccagatcCTTTGCCATTTTGCAAAGGGACACCACCTGGCTACAATTCAGACTTGCCAAATGTTAAAGGTAATGCATGCCTAATGAACCGAGATACTTTAAATAATCCATCGCTACGTGATTTAATGCTCTGGTGAACAGATCACTTTTATCTTGATAACCTAATCAAAGCAGtacgttttttaaaataaaaaacaaaaaaccaggcaCTGTGTATTGAGAAAGCTGGGAGTGTCACAGAAAAGGAGAGTTTATGATGCCTGCTagtagaaggaaaggagaagcTGGCGGGGTCAGGAATTTGCCAACGGTCCACTGAAGTCCAGCATGGACTCATTGGAATCATGATGGTGTAAATATTTTTGATGAACTGTAAAACTTTCCGCTCTGAGCTGGCTTTCAGTGGCTAAGGTTAAGTAACTTGGGTGTCATTTTCATTGAACTGGGGCATGTGTTTTAACTCCTACCTGTTTATAGGTGGGGTAGGCAGTTCTGCAGTGGTTCCATATATTGCACACcactccaatctctgagcagtgtgagatgcCAGGAGCTTAACCCAgggcttgtgtttcctttggaataagGCACAGTGGAGCCTGGTGTCTGtacgatatatggtttatttacacatatatacaacctgagcctgtggtggaggggttcacagcattaacaccccaagaggaaCTTATTTCTCCCATACCCATAGCCTTGGATTCCagaagaaatcaggcatggctctgtttctcagctgcccagcctcctccttcctgcttctGGTTTCCAGCTCACAAAACTAAACTCTGTTAGTCTTTCCAACGAACAGACAAACTGTGTCCAACTAACAAACTGTGCCCATCTACCCTCTGGCACagaaccacttcctttgttaccttaaagATTGATACTTAGTGGGCCATTACCAGGCTGGCCTGTCTATTTGAGCAATTGGATCTGAGCTGGATCCGGGAATTAGAAGGGAGGCTTAGGCAAACAGTCTACaccgggcacccccaaacttcggccctccagatgttttggactacaattcccatcttccccaaccactggtcctgttagctagggatcatgggagttggtatgtcaaaacatctggagggccgcagtttggggatgcctggtctaccccATCTTAACGCACAACATTTCATCTACACAAAAGAACAAGGCATCTTTCCCCAGATGTACAAACAAATTTTTAACATAACTTTTCAATAGAATAACCTCATCTTATATGTGAAAACTATGGTAGCTTCCCTGTAGAAGAATAACCAAGGCATTAGAACACCCTCCCTCAAAAAGTCATAACACATACATGGGCTGGAGCCTTGGGTAAGACCAAGAAAATGATGTGCCAAACTTTCAGGGTAATACAGACATAAAGGGATAGCCCTCCACTGTCCATACAGGATTTGTGTTTCCTtgttggaatgaggcacagcagaggcaATGGTgtctatgatatatggtttatgtgcacatatatacaacctgagcctacgatggagagATTCACAACATCAGCACCCCGAAAGGGTATTGTTTCTCGCATAGCCACAGCCTTTGATGTAAGCAGAGATCTGGGACAGTCTCTTTCTCTGCTTGTTTCTTGGTCACACCACAGCAAAACTCAActctatacagtacagtacttcaaaCTGTCTAAGAATTGAAGTAGGGGCCCCACCCATTTATCATTCAGCACAGattcccctttcctttgttctcttaatacCCAGGTGATCACCTCAACAGGAAGCTAATCTGGCTTGATTAGCTGCtcacccttgctggatccaggcatGAGAAGGCTTGATTAAATGCTAACTCATAACAACACATTTTTATTgcttactagctgacccggccacgcgttgctgtggttctttcgtGTGATCCCCCCCatcctgtcacgatccatgacgtatcctgcccctcctccctccaccccggctcatccctgtgtttccataggctacccttccctctgttgtccctggggagtgttggcccctcccccctgtatctccataccttggcccccaccctcgaaaaggaactgttaggttctgggttctatttcccagcatgcacttttgtctgaaccctctgttgttcctgggaagtgttggcccctacccctggtatcttcctacattggctcccacccatagctgccaagtctcccgtattccccgggaaacccccgtttttccagctgttcccagccgaaaaaacggattttgttttttcccggtttgttgtggcgcggtggccattttggaactgggcggagcatgctcagaagcaacttttgatgctgctttgcccagttccaaaatggctgcagcgcgacttctggtccagtcccttatttctcaggcccgaacttggcagctatgtttggagaaggaactgtcagtttctgggttccaattcccagtatttacttttgtgtgagccctctgttgtcccctcccccctgtatctccatacattggcccctgtgcacgcatcgtgaacatttatatatatttagattaaggttcgggggtgatgatgcgccctgggacccagagaactacttttaaaatcctGATCAGGGCGGGGGGTCAAATAgcaaagccccacagccctgtagcaacagacaggcccagacagaaggagggggatcatatgggccacttggtgcgggc
This window harbors:
- the LOC118075270 gene encoding uncharacterized protein LOC118075270, with the protein product MATPLRKPTLHPSLNSEESSPAHSPSSRRRRSDAGSTRGSLLRKQASASSLRPEGQAWCRRSESIPEPDPILLSLVQALAHTGVPLSEAGFFEALIMRPLGVRRSLPSVAQLHRSVLPALRRRHKSGLRQVLHHRDTFVFLHEATTGDGRAILGISVLPLDRPGQSPLLLGVEFLEQLSHHLVARAVAGVLSEGHVLFHRVLAVVTSGNAHMIQAFAANGILSTVLPTALHIPCLAHQLELVMELWPDKLERLVSVLHLLEDTFGRQAALRHRYELFLRERGLALSLPVPSRWTGPEAWLERASVVAEHLPILMEFMAADEEEGAAMAKLQALLGSNSEELLAEATFAAEHGAVLLSTVQFLHKVGEPLAHRAYGELEALRIAFSYHLDMGFGPNTRRQLALCPPCLASQFREVLACSLTRLEHLLSSHPAVPTLKAVRALDPKQVGAVGWSQLQQEQVIPGLAEVAEVEWFRYQRLAQAAPANVSLPQWWEAQTDQLPTLSPLARRYLWLPLCMPKSPFLPGDVLSRAGAEEGFTDESVCLWHMLRYNRSLC